The following proteins are encoded in a genomic region of Hoeflea phototrophica DFL-43:
- a CDS encoding TRAP transporter large permease — MWYVPIVFIILLISGTAFAYLMGAVSVLTFVAVDKTQFLSILPQRIFAQLDVFAFMAMPLFILTAEIMSRAGVTRSLIDFAMSIVGRFRGGLGHVNILTSVFFAGISGSAIADSAALSRTFVPEMKARGYDPYYAGAITAASSMIGPIIPPSIIMIIYGGLTGASVAALFIAGVIPGLMLAAALMILNAVIAHVKGHPGGASDDLPRFLPSLLNAAPALCLPVVILGSLVFGLATPTEGSAIAVFFALMAGQFYKGLNWRMIFDAVEATAKMTGTIFIILAAISVLGYLAGQLGWSSALANWVESFGLTGTKYLFFLVIIFLIAGMFMDTPVALTLLIPLFAPQAMEQGISPIQLGIVLCFNLCIGLITPPLGKCLVVVSALTNLNYWRLAYAVLPFILVQVMLLLALVYWPAISLTLPRLFGFSVN; from the coding sequence ATGTGGTATGTTCCGATAGTTTTCATCATCCTGCTGATCAGTGGCACGGCTTTTGCCTATCTCATGGGGGCGGTCTCGGTCCTGACGTTTGTCGCCGTTGATAAAACCCAGTTTCTGTCGATCCTGCCGCAGCGCATCTTTGCACAGCTCGACGTCTTTGCCTTCATGGCAATGCCGCTGTTTATCCTGACGGCCGAGATTATGAGCCGCGCAGGGGTGACCCGCAGCCTGATTGATTTCGCCATGTCTATTGTCGGACGCTTTCGCGGTGGTCTGGGTCATGTGAACATTCTCACGAGTGTATTCTTCGCAGGCATTTCAGGTTCTGCGATTGCCGATAGTGCCGCCTTGTCCCGCACATTTGTGCCCGAGATGAAGGCACGCGGCTATGATCCTTATTATGCAGGCGCGATTACGGCGGCGTCTTCGATGATCGGCCCGATCATTCCTCCGTCGATCATCATGATCATCTATGGCGGCCTGACGGGTGCTTCTGTTGCAGCTTTGTTCATTGCAGGCGTGATCCCCGGCCTGATGCTTGCCGCTGCGCTGATGATCTTGAACGCAGTCATCGCGCATGTGAAGGGGCATCCAGGCGGTGCATCCGACGACCTGCCGCGCTTTCTGCCCAGCTTGCTGAACGCAGCCCCTGCTTTGTGCTTGCCTGTAGTGATCCTTGGCTCGCTGGTCTTTGGGCTTGCCACCCCGACTGAAGGCTCTGCCATCGCCGTGTTTTTCGCGCTCATGGCCGGCCAGTTCTACAAGGGGCTGAACTGGCGCATGATTTTTGACGCGGTCGAAGCCACTGCAAAGATGACCGGGACGATCTTTATTATCCTCGCTGCGATTTCAGTATTGGGGTATCTTGCGGGCCAGTTAGGCTGGTCCAGCGCACTGGCCAATTGGGTGGAGTCCTTCGGGCTGACAGGTACGAAATACCTGTTTTTCCTTGTGATCATATTCCTGATCGCGGGCATGTTCATGGACACGCCCGTCGCCCTCACTCTGCTGATCCCGCTCTTTGCTCCGCAGGCGATGGAGCAAGGCATCAGCCCGATTCAGCTTGGAATTGTGCTGTGCTTCAATCTGTGCATCGGCCTGATCACGCCGCCTTTGGGCAAATGCCTCGTGGTCGTCTCGGCGCTGACAAATCTTAACTACTGGCGGCTGGCCTACGCTGTGCTGCCCTTCATTCTCGTTCAGGTGATGCTCCTGCTGGCGCTGGTCTATTGGCCCGCAATCAGCCTCACGTTGCCACGCCTGTTCGGGTTTTCTGTGAACTAA
- a CDS encoding malonate--CoA ligase, whose amino-acid sequence MYHGNHLAERLRAASLGAENNPFLRNHQTGEKVSYKAFFANAERMAQALVASGVKPGDRVAVQAPKTQAMLELYVATVLAGAVFLPLNTAYTAAEITYFLTDAEPRIFVCDPNCEDELSAVAKDAGVAEVLTIGADEGGSLPERRDAAAPGFTPVPRGPDDLAAILYTSGTTGRSKGAMLTHQALASNAQTLKESWHFSADDVLIHALPIFHTHGLFVATNITLIAGSSCIFMSKFDADEILDYMPEATVLMGVPTFYVRLLETEGLRKASANMRLFVSGSAPLLAETHSRWRNVTGHAILERYGMTETNMNTSNPYDGDRRAGTVGFPLPGVELIVTDPATGAPLPQGETGVLEVRGPNVFAGYWKMPDKTAEELRDNGFFITGDLGRIDADGYVHIVGRGKDLIISGGYNIYPKEIELVIDDLPGVVESAVIGVPHKDFGEAVVAVIVAQDGVEISAQDVSNMIKDNLARFKQPKSIEFVEALPRNAMGKVQKNALREAYDGVFQ is encoded by the coding sequence ATGTATCACGGAAACCACTTGGCCGAGAGATTGCGTGCAGCCAGCCTGGGCGCAGAAAACAATCCGTTCCTGCGCAATCATCAAACTGGCGAAAAGGTCTCGTACAAGGCGTTTTTTGCCAACGCCGAACGTATGGCGCAGGCCTTGGTGGCATCAGGCGTAAAGCCCGGCGACCGCGTGGCCGTGCAGGCTCCAAAGACGCAGGCAATGTTGGAGCTATACGTCGCAACAGTTCTTGCAGGAGCCGTATTTTTACCCCTCAACACGGCCTATACTGCCGCCGAGATCACCTATTTCCTGACTGATGCGGAACCGCGGATTTTTGTCTGCGATCCAAATTGCGAGGATGAGCTGTCAGCCGTCGCAAAAGACGCTGGTGTGGCCGAAGTGCTGACCATCGGCGCGGATGAAGGTGGGTCGCTGCCAGAGCGACGCGATGCAGCAGCCCCCGGGTTCACCCCAGTCCCTCGCGGACCCGACGATTTGGCCGCGATCCTCTATACCTCGGGTACGACGGGGCGGTCTAAAGGGGCCATGCTGACGCATCAGGCGCTGGCGTCGAATGCCCAAACTCTCAAGGAAAGCTGGCACTTCAGCGCGGATGACGTCCTGATCCACGCTTTGCCGATCTTTCACACACATGGCTTGTTCGTCGCCACAAATATCACGCTGATTGCCGGGTCGTCCTGCATTTTCATGTCAAAGTTCGACGCCGATGAAATCCTTGATTACATGCCAGAAGCCACGGTTCTGATGGGCGTGCCGACCTTCTATGTGCGCCTTCTTGAAACCGAAGGGCTGCGCAAGGCGTCGGCCAACATGCGCCTGTTCGTATCCGGCTCGGCTCCATTGTTGGCCGAAACCCATAGTCGCTGGCGCAATGTGACCGGACACGCGATTCTGGAGCGTTATGGGATGACCGAAACCAACATGAACACCTCGAACCCATATGACGGCGATAGGCGGGCCGGAACGGTGGGGTTCCCATTGCCAGGGGTTGAGTTGATCGTCACCGACCCGGCAACCGGCGCACCCTTGCCGCAGGGCGAAACTGGCGTGTTGGAAGTGCGCGGGCCCAACGTATTTGCAGGCTACTGGAAGATGCCTGATAAAACAGCGGAAGAGTTGCGCGACAATGGGTTTTTCATCACCGGTGATCTTGGGCGCATCGACGCAGACGGTTATGTTCATATCGTTGGACGCGGAAAAGACCTGATCATCTCGGGCGGCTACAACATCTATCCCAAAGAGATCGAGCTGGTGATCGACGACCTGCCGGGCGTCGTTGAAAGCGCGGTCATTGGTGTCCCGCACAAGGATTTTGGCGAAGCCGTCGTGGCGGTCATTGTCGCCCAGGATGGTGTCGAGATTTCAGCGCAAGACGTCTCTAACATGATCAAAGATAATCTGGCCCGCTTCAAACAACCCAAGAGCATCGAGTTTGTCGAAGCCCTGCCACGGAACGCCATGGGCAAAGTTCAGAAAAATGCGCTGCGCGAGGCTTATGACGGGGTATTCCAATAA
- a CDS encoding FAD-binding oxidoreductase → MTQHNTALAIAALNDLLGDRLSTGESIREIHGRDEAYSEPALPDAVAFPESTDEVSAIVKICAQHKVPVVPFGIGTSLEGHVIPTHGGISVDTSRMNKILEIHESDLDAVVQPGVSRTQLNEELRATGLMFTVDPGADATLGGMAATRASGTNTVRYGTMRENVLALEVVLPDGTVIETGSRARKSSAGYDLTHLFVGSEGTLGIITRLTVRLFGQPDTILAATCGFETVDDAVNSVIMAIQMGIPMARIELLDEIQMKGMNIFNPDLSLPEKPHLFLEFHGSDASVKEQVEFFEGVAEEFGVSGFAWATKAEDRGRLWAARHNAYYAGKSLRKGCESVVTDCCVPISALADCISRTKEIINKAGLIAPIVGHVGDGNFHLLILFDPNDPEELTKAKQLASDVNRVALSFGGTVTGEHGVGTGKKKYMAEEHGAAYALMATLKRAVDPDNIMNPGKTVDIN, encoded by the coding sequence ATGACACAGCACAATACCGCTTTGGCAATTGCCGCCTTGAATGACCTGTTAGGAGATCGCCTGTCCACCGGCGAGTCCATCCGGGAAATCCACGGCAGGGATGAGGCCTATTCCGAACCCGCTTTGCCGGACGCAGTCGCGTTTCCGGAAAGCACTGACGAGGTTTCGGCGATCGTGAAGATCTGCGCGCAGCATAAGGTGCCGGTTGTGCCGTTCGGTATCGGCACATCACTGGAGGGTCACGTCATCCCGACCCATGGAGGGATCAGTGTTGATACCAGCCGGATGAACAAGATCCTTGAAATCCATGAAAGCGATCTGGACGCGGTTGTGCAGCCTGGGGTTTCACGCACTCAGCTGAACGAGGAACTGCGCGCCACCGGGCTGATGTTCACCGTCGACCCTGGCGCGGATGCGACGCTTGGCGGAATGGCCGCAACGCGCGCGTCCGGTACCAACACCGTGCGCTATGGCACCATGCGCGAGAATGTCTTGGCGCTAGAGGTTGTGTTGCCCGACGGCACGGTGATCGAGACCGGATCGCGGGCGCGGAAATCCTCGGCCGGATATGATCTAACGCATCTCTTTGTTGGCTCAGAAGGCACGCTTGGGATCATTACACGGCTGACAGTGCGTTTGTTCGGCCAACCGGACACGATACTTGCCGCCACCTGCGGATTTGAAACGGTCGACGACGCTGTGAATAGCGTCATCATGGCCATCCAGATGGGTATTCCAATGGCCCGGATCGAGTTGCTGGATGAGATCCAGATGAAAGGGATGAACATCTTCAATCCGGATCTGAGTCTGCCGGAAAAACCCCATCTTTTCCTGGAATTTCATGGTTCAGACGCCAGCGTGAAGGAACAGGTGGAGTTTTTCGAAGGTGTCGCTGAGGAATTCGGCGTTTCGGGCTTCGCGTGGGCGACAAAGGCCGAAGATCGCGGTCGCCTGTGGGCGGCGCGGCATAACGCCTATTACGCGGGGAAGTCACTTCGCAAAGGCTGCGAGAGCGTTGTCACTGATTGCTGTGTCCCCATCTCGGCGCTGGCGGACTGCATCTCACGCACCAAGGAGATTATCAACAAGGCTGGTTTGATCGCCCCAATCGTTGGGCATGTGGGGGACGGCAATTTCCACCTGCTGATCCTGTTTGACCCCAACGATCCCGAAGAACTGACAAAAGCCAAGCAGCTTGCATCTGATGTAAACCGAGTCGCATTGTCTTTTGGCGGGACTGTAACCGGTGAGCATGGCGTGGGTACGGGCAAGAAGAAATATATGGCCGAAGAACACGGCGCAGCCTATGCGCTAATGGCGACGCTGAAGCGTGCGGTGGATCCGGATAATATCATGAACCCGGGGAAAACCGTCGATATCAACTGA
- a CDS encoding TRAP transporter substrate-binding protein, translated as MKLKALTLAALLAMATTASAEVKIALDSKPDLETSGSYNWAYAFGNALKEAGMEVREMPRGSVGNEAEKFDQVSTGLLEVSLSDVRAVAQVDPFIYGVRLPYIFDNIDHMDRAMAAGDVYTRVNENLAKQDAILLALAPLGPASGVITTTKAVRSPADMSDLRMRALDDAQIAMYQAWGSSGTIVPWGEVPAGLQTGVIDGYLNSPFIPVMFGQTDFVKNFATADVIWPLRAVIVSKTWYDGLSDDDRAAVDAAVETADAATRAWLAEASENGLTALEEKGVTVQRLTDEERAVFREASLPVYNSDLMSAEDTALWKKLSDENR; from the coding sequence ATGAAACTCAAGGCACTTACACTCGCGGCATTGCTCGCGATGGCCACAACTGCGTCCGCAGAGGTAAAAATCGCATTGGACAGCAAGCCGGATCTGGAAACCTCTGGCTCGTATAACTGGGCATATGCCTTTGGCAATGCGCTGAAAGAGGCGGGCATGGAAGTGCGGGAAATGCCGCGCGGTTCTGTGGGCAATGAAGCCGAAAAATTCGATCAGGTCTCAACTGGTCTGCTTGAAGTCTCGCTGTCCGATGTGCGCGCGGTTGCGCAGGTTGATCCATTCATCTATGGCGTCCGCCTGCCTTATATCTTTGACAACATCGACCATATGGACCGTGCAATGGCTGCCGGGGATGTCTACACGCGCGTCAACGAAAACCTTGCTAAACAAGACGCAATCCTGCTGGCGCTTGCGCCGCTCGGGCCTGCCTCTGGCGTGATCACCACAACCAAGGCCGTGCGCTCGCCCGCGGATATGTCAGACCTACGGATGCGTGCCTTGGATGATGCACAGATCGCGATGTATCAGGCATGGGGATCGAGCGGCACCATCGTGCCTTGGGGCGAAGTGCCTGCGGGTCTGCAAACCGGTGTGATCGACGGTTACCTGAACTCGCCCTTCATCCCTGTAATGTTTGGACAAACCGACTTTGTAAAGAACTTCGCCACGGCAGATGTAATCTGGCCGCTGCGCGCTGTGATCGTGTCCAAAACATGGTATGACGGCCTGTCTGATGACGACCGCGCCGCTGTGGATGCCGCCGTCGAAACAGCCGATGCGGCAACCCGTGCATGGCTTGCCGAAGCGTCTGAGAATGGCCTGACAGCTCTCGAGGAAAAAGGCGTGACCGTCCAGCGCTTGACCGACGAAGAGCGCGCAGTCTTCCGCGAAGCCTCTTTGCCGGTCTACAATTCCGACCTGATGTCGGCCGAGGACACGGCTCTGTGGAAGAAACTCTCTGACGAGAACCGCTAA
- a CDS encoding TRAP transporter small permease produces the protein MARLLHNRGSQMQHFIISTSDRLHLIIRRVAVFAVCVMFLTVVVQIIARYVFSSPPVWTEDVARYAMVWTGLLGATLSFKTRSDAVLMDSVFPKRPHYLGLLAEAIQSAAVLIFVLPVVYFCFIGLRGGFAKGYLARQSGLTADTLGIPMVWISVAVPLSMIIILIHLFARWAGDDVLDETGTELD, from the coding sequence GTGGCCCGCCTCTTGCATAACCGGGGAAGTCAAATGCAGCATTTCATCATCAGCACCAGCGACCGCCTGCACTTGATCATACGCCGCGTGGCCGTGTTTGCAGTCTGTGTGATGTTCCTGACGGTCGTCGTGCAGATTATCGCGCGCTATGTCTTCTCTTCTCCCCCCGTCTGGACCGAAGATGTCGCCCGCTATGCAATGGTCTGGACCGGATTGCTGGGCGCGACCCTGTCCTTCAAGACACGCTCGGATGCTGTTCTGATGGACAGCGTCTTTCCCAAACGCCCACATTACCTTGGGCTTCTCGCGGAGGCGATCCAAAGCGCGGCGGTGCTGATCTTTGTCTTGCCGGTGGTTTATTTCTGCTTCATCGGCCTGCGGGGCGGTTTCGCAAAGGGCTACCTTGCGCGCCAATCGGGGCTGACAGCGGATACCCTTGGGATACCAATGGTGTGGATCTCAGTGGCCGTGCCCCTGTCCATGATCATCATTCTCATCCATCTTTTCGCCCGTTGGGCCGGGGATGACGTTTTGGATGAAACGGGCACCGAGCTCGATTGA
- a CDS encoding malonyl-CoA decarboxylase, with protein MTQQSFLSEILARIAGAGRSRTQAVEDTAASLISLCHSLVRDVSEAEGLKISRQILDIYAAADVAEKAAFFFAVSREFGPDDAALSAAVANWTPGDIDAARALHFVAEPQTQELIRTINRVPGATVELVAMRADLLAHAKQNPHLRGLDSDFQHLFKSWFNRGFLEMRQINWSTSAQILEKIITYEAVHEIADWDDLRQRVGDPDRMLFAFFHPAMPDDPLIFVEVALLSEVPNAIGPILAVDRKQTDLDTATVATFYSISNCHAGLRGVSFGNFLIKQVVAELQKLRPNLKTFVTLSPVPGLRKWAEQSLLNGDALLSDTDKATLSELGENYLPQDDFVTKLAARFLTEAKRASGTAADPVAHFHLGNGATLLRVHPGADQSPRGIASSWGVMVNYLYDGETIEQNHQAYANHHDVSASPSIIALSKG; from the coding sequence ATGACGCAGCAGAGCTTTTTGAGCGAGATCCTTGCAAGGATCGCAGGGGCGGGTCGGAGCCGGACACAAGCAGTAGAAGATACCGCAGCCAGCCTGATATCGCTGTGTCATTCCCTGGTCCGCGACGTAAGCGAGGCTGAAGGACTGAAGATATCGCGTCAGATTCTCGACATTTACGCGGCAGCCGACGTCGCAGAAAAGGCGGCCTTCTTTTTCGCTGTCAGCCGAGAATTCGGACCCGACGATGCAGCGCTGAGCGCAGCCGTCGCCAATTGGACCCCCGGAGACATCGACGCTGCACGCGCACTTCATTTCGTGGCAGAACCCCAAACCCAGGAGTTGATCCGCACCATCAACCGGGTCCCCGGAGCAACTGTTGAATTGGTCGCGATGCGGGCTGATTTGCTCGCGCATGCAAAACAGAACCCACATTTGCGCGGGCTGGACTCGGACTTTCAACACCTCTTTAAGTCTTGGTTCAACCGCGGCTTTCTGGAGATGCGACAGATCAATTGGTCAACTTCGGCACAAATTCTGGAAAAGATCATCACATACGAGGCAGTCCACGAAATCGCCGACTGGGATGATTTGCGCCAGCGCGTCGGGGATCCTGACCGGATGCTCTTCGCCTTTTTCCACCCCGCGATGCCAGACGATCCACTGATCTTTGTTGAAGTCGCTTTGCTTAGCGAGGTTCCGAATGCAATCGGGCCAATCCTTGCGGTCGATCGCAAGCAGACCGATCTCGACACCGCCACCGTTGCGACCTTTTATTCGATCTCCAATTGCCACGCGGGGCTGCGCGGCGTGTCTTTCGGCAACTTCCTGATCAAACAGGTTGTCGCGGAGCTGCAAAAATTGCGCCCGAACCTAAAGACATTCGTCACGCTGTCGCCGGTGCCGGGCCTTAGGAAATGGGCCGAGCAATCCTTGCTGAACGGCGACGCTTTGCTAAGCGATACCGACAAGGCGACGCTAAGCGAGCTTGGCGAAAACTACCTGCCGCAGGATGACTTCGTCACCAAGCTGGCTGCGCGCTTTCTGACCGAAGCCAAAAGGGCGTCGGGCACGGCGGCTGATCCCGTGGCTCATTTCCATCTGGGCAACGGGGCCACCTTGTTACGCGTTCATCCGGGCGCCGATCAAAGCCCGCGCGGCATCGCCAGTTCGTGGGGTGTGATGGTCAACTATCTCTATGACGGTGAGACGATAGAACAAAACCATCAGGCCTACGCAAATCATCACGATGTTTCGGCATCACCCAGTATCATCGCACTGAGCAAAGGGTAA